One region of Dokdonia sp. 4H-3-7-5 genomic DNA includes:
- a CDS encoding nucleotide sugar dehydrogenase, translating into MTKIKVGVIGLGYVGLPLARLFGTKYNTVGFDINKKRIAELQSGTDSTLEVADEVLQSVLKTDNNDLNGLLCSADSKDIEDCNYYIVTVPTPVDKNNRPVLTPLYKSSETVGKVLKKGDIVVYESTVYPGVTEDECVPVLERVSGLKFNVDFFVGYSPERINPGDKEHTVEKILKVTSGSTPEIGKKVDDLYSSIITAGTHLAPTIKVAEASKVIENSQRDINIAFVNELAKIFNLMGINTHDVLEAAGTKWNFLPFKPGLVGGHCIGVDPYYLAQKAQELGYHPEIILAGRRLNDSMGAYVASEVVKLMLKNDIKVKGSELLILGITFKENCPDVRNTKVTDVIRHLKEFGVNVTIYDPWVNAAEVDHEYGLDALTEVPNQKYDAIVQAVAHKEFASLDLNSLKNDKSVVYDVKGVLGNKADAKL; encoded by the coding sequence ATGACAAAAATAAAGGTAGGAGTTATTGGATTAGGTTATGTTGGATTACCACTGGCTAGGTTATTTGGGACTAAGTACAATACGGTAGGATTTGATATCAACAAAAAACGTATTGCTGAACTTCAATCAGGCACAGATAGTACATTAGAGGTTGCTGACGAAGTGTTACAAAGCGTTCTTAAAACTGATAATAATGACTTAAACGGTTTGTTATGTAGTGCAGATAGTAAGGATATTGAAGATTGTAATTATTATATAGTAACCGTTCCGACTCCGGTTGATAAAAATAACAGACCTGTTCTTACCCCTTTATATAAAAGTAGTGAGACTGTAGGTAAGGTTTTAAAGAAAGGTGATATCGTAGTTTACGAGAGCACTGTTTATCCTGGTGTAACAGAAGATGAATGTGTGCCTGTTTTGGAACGTGTAAGCGGACTTAAGTTTAATGTAGACTTCTTTGTAGGCTATTCTCCAGAACGTATCAATCCAGGAGATAAAGAACACACTGTCGAAAAAATTTTAAAAGTAACCTCTGGAAGTACTCCAGAAATAGGAAAGAAAGTAGATGATTTATATAGCTCTATCATTACCGCAGGAACGCATCTAGCTCCAACTATTAAAGTAGCAGAAGCTTCTAAAGTTATAGAAAACTCACAACGTGATATCAATATTGCTTTTGTAAATGAACTAGCTAAGATTTTTAATTTGATGGGTATTAATACTCATGATGTCCTAGAAGCAGCAGGTACAAAGTGGAATTTTTTACCATTTAAACCTGGCCTAGTAGGAGGACATTGTATAGGTGTAGACCCATATTATCTAGCACAGAAAGCACAAGAATTAGGATATCATCCAGAAATTATTTTAGCAGGTAGACGTCTTAATGATAGTATGGGGGCATATGTAGCTTCGGAGGTGGTAAAGCTTATGCTTAAAAACGATATCAAAGTAAAAGGGTCTGAGTTATTGATTCTTGGAATTACTTTTAAGGAGAATTGTCCAGATGTACGTAACACGAAAGTTACAGACGTTATTAGGCATTTGAAAGAATTTGGGGTTAATGTAACCATTTATGATCCATGGGTAAATGCTGCCGAAGTAGACCATGAATACGGACTAGATGCTCTTACAGAAGTTCCAAACCAAAAATATGATGCTATCGTACAAGCTGTGGCGCATAAAGAATTTGCTTCTTTAGATTTAAATTCTCTTAAGAATGATAAATCTGTAGTTTATGACGTAAAAGGGGTGTTAGGTAATAAAGCAGATGCTAAGCTGTAA
- a CDS encoding SDR family oxidoreductase, with protein sequence MNDNLYNQVEGKKVLVTGGAGFIGSNICEVLIEHGAIVTCLDNLATGHKHNLDAIMSNPNFTFIEGDIRDINVCKSGVSNCDYVLHQAALGSVPRSIQDPATSNEVNVGGFLNMLIASKDKGVKRFVYAASSSTYGDSQGLPKQEDIIGKPLSPYAITKYVNELYADVFHKTYGLDCIGLRYFNVFGRKQDPNGAYAAVIPKFTKLLMDHESPVMNGDGTFSRDFTYIDNVIQMNIRAMLTENEEAMNTVYNVAYGERTDLNELVAILKTELSQFDSEIADVEIKFGPKRAGDVPHSLASIDRARSRVGYDPQFSIKDGLKEAMAWYWKNLK encoded by the coding sequence ATGAATGACAATTTATATAATCAAGTCGAGGGAAAAAAAGTATTAGTAACGGGAGGAGCTGGATTTATAGGTTCGAATATTTGTGAGGTATTGATTGAGCATGGAGCAATAGTAACTTGTTTAGACAATCTAGCTACGGGTCACAAGCATAATCTTGATGCTATTATGTCAAATCCTAACTTTACCTTTATAGAAGGAGATATTAGAGATATCAACGTATGTAAGAGCGGTGTTTCTAATTGTGACTATGTTCTTCATCAAGCTGCACTAGGATCGGTACCTAGATCTATTCAAGATCCTGCAACAAGTAATGAAGTAAATGTGGGAGGTTTTTTGAACATGCTTATAGCGTCTAAAGACAAGGGGGTGAAGCGCTTTGTGTATGCTGCGAGTTCCTCTACTTATGGTGATTCTCAAGGATTACCAAAGCAAGAAGATATTATTGGGAAGCCATTATCACCATATGCAATTACAAAATATGTAAATGAATTATATGCAGATGTATTTCATAAAACATATGGATTGGATTGTATAGGTTTGCGATATTTTAATGTTTTTGGTCGTAAGCAAGATCCCAATGGGGCGTATGCCGCTGTTATTCCAAAATTTACAAAATTATTAATGGACCATGAATCGCCAGTGATGAACGGTGATGGTACATTTTCTCGTGATTTCACGTATATTGACAATGTTATTCAAATGAATATTCGTGCTATGCTTACCGAGAATGAGGAAGCAATGAATACTGTATACAATGTTGCTTACGGAGAAAGAACTGATTTAAACGAACTTGTTGCGATACTAAAAACTGAATTAAGTCAGTTTGATAGTGAAATTGCGGATGTTGAAATAAAATTTGGACCAAAAAGAGCTGGGGATGTTCCACATAGCCTAGCGAGTATTGATCGCGCAAGAAGTAGAGTAGGGTACGACCCACAATTCAGTATTAAAGACGGACTCAAAGAAGCAATGGCATGGTACTGGAAAAATTTAAAATAG
- a CDS encoding Dps family protein: MNYLNLDKEKTNHTVNELNTLLAEYHVYYQKLRNFHWNISGVNFFDLHIKFEELYDDAKLKIDEIAERILTLRFAPTSNLSDYLEKSSIKEAKSDLSDRDMVDNILEDHGIILKQLSAVVKKADEAGDEGTIDLIGAYIRELEKTSWMLDAWRKKTAGTYTEA, from the coding sequence ATGAATTACCTAAACTTAGATAAAGAAAAAACTAATCATACTGTAAACGAGCTTAACACACTATTAGCCGAATACCACGTGTACTATCAAAAGCTTCGTAACTTTCATTGGAATATTTCAGGAGTTAATTTCTTTGATTTACATATTAAATTTGAAGAATTATATGACGACGCCAAGTTGAAAATTGACGAAATCGCAGAGCGAATTCTTACACTACGTTTTGCACCTACTAGTAATCTTTCTGACTACTTAGAAAAATCAAGCATCAAAGAGGCAAAATCAGATTTATCAGATAGAGATATGGTCGATAACATTCTTGAAGATCATGGAATTATTTTAAAACAACTAAGTGCTGTTGTGAAGAAAGCAGATGAGGCTGGTGACGAGGGGACTATTGACCTCATTGGAGCATATATACGTGAATTAGAAAAAACAAGCTGGATGCTGGATGCATGGAGAAAGAAAACAGCAGGAACATACACTGAAGCATAA
- a CDS encoding 1-acyl-sn-glycerol-3-phosphate acyltransferase, with amino-acid sequence MGFFKWIYNDVIGWKAIGDFSQDTVKKAVVIAVPHTSWHDFYMGILLRSALDVKIGFIGKKELFKWPMGLLFKAMGGAPIDRTPGQDKVQSIADVFKDKEEFRLTIAPEGTRKKVDKLKTGFYYIALAAEVPIIMVAFDFGKKEHRISKPLYPSGNIEEDMKTIYTFFKGAVGKVPEYSFTPEE; translated from the coding sequence ATGGGATTTTTTAAATGGATATATAACGATGTTATAGGATGGAAAGCAATAGGTGATTTTTCTCAAGATACTGTAAAAAAAGCAGTGGTAATCGCTGTACCGCATACCAGTTGGCATGATTTCTATATGGGGATTTTATTACGAAGCGCACTTGATGTGAAAATAGGCTTTATAGGAAAGAAAGAACTGTTTAAGTGGCCTATGGGTCTTCTTTTTAAGGCAATGGGAGGCGCACCTATAGACAGAACTCCAGGTCAAGATAAAGTACAGTCTATCGCAGATGTCTTTAAGGATAAAGAAGAATTTAGACTTACAATCGCTCCAGAAGGAACGCGTAAGAAAGTTGATAAACTAAAAACCGGCTTTTATTACATAGCCTTAGCAGCAGAAGTACCTATCATTATGGTAGCTTTTGATTTTGGCAAGAAAGAGCATCGTATTTCTAAACCATTATATCCATCTGGAAATATTGAGGAAGATATGAAAACTATCTATACATTTTTTAAAGGAGCAGTAGGGAAGGTGCCTGAGTATAGTTTTACTCCAGAGGAATAG